Proteins encoded in a region of the Halanaerobiaceae bacterium ANBcell28 genome:
- a CDS encoding aminotransferase class I/II-fold pyridoxal phosphate-dependent enzyme has protein sequence MLDDCSFDTKLIHFNSEIEEGAVNKPIYHSTSFAYDSAEELANVFQQKAQGFTYSRINNPTIASFEKRIADLEGGLAAVACSSGMAAIATAILSLVEKGDEIVAGNSLFGGSYSFLNKDLRSWDIQTVFVESTDIDAYKKAINKNTKLIYLETVGNPKLDIPDIKALSKLAHENNLPLVLDNTFMTPYLFKAKDWGADIVIHSTSKYINGSANSIGGIIVDLGTYQWSKGVINTVKDYLKFGPFAYLAKIRQDIFRNLGVCTSPFNASYNMLGLDTLALRMEKHCDNAMKLAKFLDDEDLPLKVNYPGLEKHPQHQLARKQFGDKYGGILTFELENQEASFNLINSLKLAKNLANIGDIRTLVIHPASTIYCNLSEEEREALGVSPGLIRVSVGIENADDIIKDFKQALSTI, from the coding sequence TTGTTAGATGATTGTAGTTTTGATACAAAATTAATACATTTTAATAGTGAAATTGAAGAGGGTGCAGTTAATAAACCTATCTATCATTCAACATCTTTTGCCTATGATAGTGCTGAAGAATTGGCAAACGTTTTTCAGCAAAAGGCTCAGGGCTTTACCTATAGTCGTATTAATAACCCTACTATAGCAAGCTTTGAAAAAAGAATTGCTGATTTAGAAGGGGGGCTGGCAGCAGTAGCCTGTTCTTCTGGCATGGCAGCTATAGCAACAGCAATTTTGTCACTGGTGGAAAAAGGTGATGAAATAGTAGCAGGTAATAGTCTTTTTGGTGGTAGTTATAGTTTTCTTAATAAAGATTTAAGATCCTGGGATATTCAGACTGTCTTTGTTGAAAGTACAGACATAGATGCATATAAGAAAGCTATTAATAAGAATACAAAACTAATCTATCTGGAAACAGTAGGAAATCCAAAGCTTGATATACCAGATATAAAGGCTCTCAGTAAGCTTGCTCATGAAAATAATTTACCCTTAGTCCTTGACAATACTTTTATGACCCCTTATTTATTTAAAGCAAAAGATTGGGGAGCAGATATAGTAATTCATTCAACATCAAAATATATTAATGGTAGTGCTAATTCAATTGGTGGTATTATTGTAGATTTAGGAACATATCAGTGGTCAAAGGGTGTAATAAATACAGTTAAAGATTATCTGAAATTTGGTCCTTTTGCTTACCTGGCAAAAATAAGGCAAGATATTTTTAGAAATTTAGGTGTATGCACAAGTCCTTTTAATGCTTCATATAATATGCTAGGTTTAGATACTCTTGCTCTTCGAATGGAAAAACATTGTGATAATGCTATGAAATTAGCTAAATTTCTGGATGATGAAGATCTTCCCCTTAAGGTTAATTATCCTGGTCTTGAAAAACACCCTCAACATCAACTTGCCAGGAAGCAATTTGGAGATAAATATGGTGGAATCCTGACCTTTGAGTTGGAAAATCAGGAGGCTAGTTTTAATTTGATTAATTCACTAAAGTTAGCTAAAAATCTTGCTAATATTGGAGATATAAGGACTCTTGTAATACATCCAGCTTCAACTATTTACTGTAATCTCAGTGAAGAAGAAAGGGAAGCATTAGGTGTAAGTCCTGGACTTATCAGGGTTTCAGTGGGTATTGAGAATGCTGATGATATTATTAAAGATTTTAAACAGGCACTATCTACTATATAA
- a CDS encoding ferritin family protein, with amino-acid sequence MNLNINNEVKLGEAKGTEVEEAVEMNFSGETEEVGLYLAMARQAQREGYAEIAEVLKRIAWEEAEHAAQFAELNGKISASTKENLEEMLKGEQGANKGKKGAADKAKDLGLSEAEAVFEISSRDEARHAQMLAGLLGRYFD; translated from the coding sequence ATGAATTTAAACATTAATAATGAAGTTAAGTTGGGAGAGGCAAAAGGAACTGAAGTTGAAGAAGCTGTGGAAATGAATTTTTCAGGTGAGACAGAAGAAGTAGGTCTTTACTTAGCAATGGCTCGTCAGGCCCAAAGAGAAGGATATGCAGAAATTGCAGAAGTACTTAAAAGAATTGCCTGGGAAGAAGCAGAACATGCAGCACAATTTGCAGAATTGAATGGAAAAATTTCTGCTAGCACTAAGGAAAATCTTGAAGAAATGTTAAAAGGAGAACAGGGTGCTAATAAAGGTAAAAAAGGTGCTGCTGACAAAGCAAAAGATCTTGGGCTATCTGAAGCTGAGGCTGTTTTTGAGATTTCTTCAAGGGATGAAGCACGACACGCTCAAATGTTAGCAGGACTATTGGGAAGATATTTTGATTAA
- a CDS encoding aliphatic sulfonate ABC transporter substrate-binding protein, with translation MKKSNILILSILLLIIFTLIISNTGTEEIVNQEITIGYFPNITHAPGLIGIGEGIFEDKLEGITIKTQIFPNGSLFMDALSTGQIDLGYVGPGPALNRYLQGADVKALASASTGGTVLVTRADLEFNSPSDLDGKIVATPALGCTHDLILRKLLNEYGMATTRHGGTVDHRAQTPANMLALFATNQLDAAMVPEPWAARIEEEAGGKVVVEWNEIPWEGTHPESILVSTNEFIEDNPEILESFLKAHLQSIEFINQDLDRAALIMQKEIKELSRQELDIEVIKRSLTRTIINSELNEDILQEFANLSKELGFIRVDANLDGFVNTSLVEDIRNAYSK, from the coding sequence ATGAAAAAGAGTAATATTTTAATTTTATCTATTTTACTTTTAATAATCTTTACATTGATTATAAGTAATACTGGAACTGAAGAAATAGTTAATCAAGAAATAACAATTGGCTATTTCCCAAATATAACACATGCCCCCGGACTTATTGGTATAGGGGAAGGAATATTTGAAGATAAATTAGAAGGAATTACTATCAAGACTCAAATATTTCCTAATGGTTCTCTTTTCATGGATGCCTTAAGTACAGGACAGATTGATTTAGGCTATGTTGGACCAGGGCCTGCACTAAATCGTTATCTACAGGGAGCAGATGTAAAAGCCTTAGCAAGTGCCAGTACTGGTGGTACTGTATTAGTTACCAGAGCTGATCTTGAATTTAACTCCCCTTCAGATTTAGATGGAAAAATTGTAGCAACACCTGCCTTAGGTTGCACCCATGATCTTATATTACGTAAATTACTAAATGAATATGGTATGGCAACTACAAGACATGGTGGAACTGTTGATCATCGTGCACAGACACCAGCTAATATGCTAGCCTTATTTGCTACAAATCAACTTGACGCAGCAATGGTTCCGGAGCCCTGGGCTGCCAGAATAGAAGAAGAAGCCGGGGGTAAAGTAGTTGTAGAATGGAATGAAATACCCTGGGAAGGAACACATCCTGAGTCAATACTTGTTTCTACAAATGAATTTATAGAAGACAATCCAGAAATACTTGAATCATTTTTAAAAGCACATCTTCAGAGTATAGAATTTATTAATCAAGATTTAGATAGAGCTGCTCTAATAATGCAAAAAGAAATAAAAGAACTTAGCAGACAGGAACTTGATATAGAAGTTATCAAACGTTCCTTAACCCGTACTATTATCAATTCTGAGCTAAATGAAGATATTTTACAGGAATTCGCAAATTTATCTAAGGAATTGGGCTTTATTCGAGTTGATGCTAATTTAGATGGTTTTGTAAATACATCATTAGTGGAGGATATTAGAAATGCATACAGTAAATAA
- a CDS encoding ABC transporter ATP-binding protein yields the protein MDFLSIKNINKSFKQEDGQKLQVLDNINLDIKKKEFITFIGPSGCGKSTLLNLIAGLEEANSGQILLKEKKINSAANDRVMVFQEAALFPWLSVIDNVMFGLKAKKIDKKIAYESALKQLKAVQLAKFKDSYPHQLSGGMKQKVAIARSLVMNPEILLMDEPFGALDEQTRNILHKELLELWTNTKKTIIFVTHNIREAIKLSDKILVFGTNPGRILETFTLNHPRPGRREDQSLIKLENDILKLLNQENEKKGDLENEALSA from the coding sequence ATGGATTTTCTTTCTATAAAAAATATCAATAAAAGTTTTAAACAAGAAGACGGTCAAAAGCTTCAAGTATTAGATAATATTAATTTAGATATCAAGAAAAAAGAGTTCATTACTTTTATAGGCCCCTCTGGTTGTGGAAAATCTACATTATTAAATCTTATAGCTGGTTTAGAAGAGGCAAATAGTGGTCAGATCTTATTAAAAGAAAAAAAAATAAATTCAGCTGCTAATGACAGAGTAATGGTTTTTCAAGAAGCTGCTCTTTTCCCCTGGCTTTCAGTGATAGATAATGTTATGTTTGGTTTAAAAGCTAAAAAAATCGATAAAAAAATTGCTTATGAAAGTGCTTTGAAACAACTAAAAGCAGTACAGCTTGCTAAATTTAAAGATTCATATCCTCATCAGTTATCTGGTGGTATGAAACAGAAAGTTGCAATTGCAAGGTCATTAGTTATGAACCCTGAAATACTACTGATGGATGAACCATTTGGAGCACTTGATGAACAAACTCGAAATATTCTTCATAAGGAATTGTTAGAACTTTGGACTAATACCAAAAAAACAATTATCTTTGTAACACACAATATTAGAGAAGCAATAAAGCTTTCAGATAAAATACTAGTTTTTGGTACTAATCCTGGGAGAATCTTAGAAACTTTCACCCTAAATCACCCACGACCTGGCAGGCGTGAGGATCAATCATTAATTAAACTAGAAAACGATATACTTAAATTGTTAAATCAAGAAAATGAGAAAAAAGGGGATTTAGAAAATGAAGCGCTTAGTGCATAG
- a CDS encoding sulfurtransferase TusA family protein: protein MDNNEPFFRIPETVKEDTENYASLVDDFVSGKLEGERFKGYRVPMGVYGQRSNDDQELYMVRVRIPGGVLNKEQLELLNEIAKEYGAGFLHFTTREDIQIHQVRIEDTPRILKKLLNVGLSPRGGGGNTVRNILNSSRAGVKVDDVFDTTPHALALSEYLLKERSSFNLPRKYKIAFSSSTEDDALATVNDLGFIAKYKDGKKGFKVYAAGGMGNNPQPAIIIDDFVTEDKIFHVAEAIKRFFDDYGDRSNKHKARLRFVRERLGEKAFVEKYREYLEKVLAEDIEVEEIRFFQEKRNEIENDQLNQDIIEKYQDKDYFYQEKDKGYYSIELRPVNGDIDYKEVKEIIELISNLNNEIRLRTTRYQGFVIRGISVQHINDLIKGIDNINENLLAASIATVPIACKGASTCRLGLCLSPELAKEIRNSLLELDEEFNSLLPKIYISGCPNACGQHFIGPIGLEGKASRNEGKLVPHYALLLGGKIGEEKAQLAERVVDIPAKRVPAFLKKLAEYLAEDKDYQGKENFNDYLENGGSDKIIELASQFTEIPSYQENPDIYKDWSQSEDFNLQGRGPGECGMGVLDIIKVDIDSAKSKLISSEDDELYQGIINIARALLVIRGFDNNKDRLIVKEFKKEFIDKGFVDEKYLELLDVAIDYKLGDEEDLSKYKNLLEELIERVEFLYNSLNARLEFDLEDDNSQQTSKKALDEEKDSNVKESDENSNKDNENLNEDNEGLESKETFKDLRGVMCPMNFVKAKLFIEPMEVGTVVDFYLDDGAPIENVPGSLIAEGHKILVKEKTAEGYYHLKVEKGQ from the coding sequence ATGGATAATAATGAACCGTTTTTTAGAATTCCAGAAACAGTAAAAGAAGATACTGAAAATTATGCAAGTCTTGTTGATGATTTTGTCAGCGGGAAACTTGAGGGTGAAAGATTTAAGGGTTATCGCGTTCCTATGGGGGTATATGGTCAAAGAAGTAACGACGATCAGGAACTATATATGGTTAGGGTACGTATTCCAGGTGGTGTTCTAAATAAGGAACAGTTAGAGCTTTTAAATGAAATTGCTAAGGAATATGGAGCAGGCTTTTTGCACTTTACCACCAGAGAGGATATTCAAATACATCAAGTTAGAATTGAAGATACACCAAGAATACTTAAAAAATTACTTAATGTGGGACTCAGTCCACGTGGTGGTGGAGGAAATACAGTAAGGAATATTCTCAATTCCTCTCGAGCTGGAGTAAAAGTAGATGATGTTTTTGATACTACTCCCCATGCATTGGCATTGAGTGAATATCTTTTGAAAGAAAGATCTTCATTTAATTTGCCGAGAAAATATAAAATTGCTTTTTCTTCAAGTACTGAAGATGATGCTTTAGCAACTGTAAATGATCTTGGTTTTATTGCAAAATATAAGGATGGGAAAAAAGGTTTTAAAGTGTACGCAGCAGGTGGTATGGGTAATAATCCTCAACCAGCTATAATCATAGATGACTTTGTAACTGAAGATAAGATTTTTCATGTGGCAGAAGCTATTAAACGTTTCTTTGATGACTATGGTGATCGTTCAAACAAACATAAGGCAAGACTACGTTTTGTAAGGGAAAGATTAGGCGAAAAAGCCTTTGTAGAAAAATATCGAGAGTACTTAGAAAAGGTACTGGCTGAAGATATTGAAGTAGAAGAAATTAGGTTTTTTCAAGAAAAACGAAATGAAATAGAAAATGATCAGCTCAATCAGGATATTATAGAAAAATATCAAGATAAAGATTATTTTTATCAGGAAAAAGATAAAGGTTATTATTCAATAGAATTAAGGCCTGTCAATGGTGATATAGATTATAAGGAAGTCAAAGAAATAATAGAACTAATAAGCAATTTAAATAATGAGATAAGATTAAGAACCACTAGATATCAAGGTTTTGTAATTAGAGGTATCAGTGTTCAGCATATAAATGATTTAATAAAGGGAATAGATAATATTAATGAAAATTTATTAGCAGCCTCTATAGCTACAGTACCTATCGCCTGTAAAGGTGCATCTACCTGTAGGTTAGGCCTGTGTTTATCACCGGAATTAGCCAAAGAGATAAGGAATTCATTACTGGAATTAGATGAAGAATTTAATAGTCTTCTACCTAAAATTTATATTAGTGGCTGCCCTAATGCCTGTGGTCAACACTTTATTGGCCCCATTGGACTGGAAGGTAAAGCTAGCAGGAATGAAGGTAAATTAGTGCCTCACTATGCCTTACTTCTTGGAGGAAAGATTGGAGAAGAAAAAGCCCAACTAGCAGAAAGAGTTGTTGATATACCTGCAAAAAGAGTGCCGGCTTTCTTAAAGAAACTTGCTGAATATCTAGCAGAAGACAAAGATTATCAGGGTAAAGAAAACTTCAATGACTACCTAGAAAATGGTGGTAGTGATAAGATAATAGAATTAGCCAGCCAGTTTACAGAAATACCTTCATATCAGGAAAATCCTGATATCTATAAAGATTGGAGTCAAAGTGAAGACTTTAATCTCCAGGGTAGAGGACCAGGAGAATGTGGTATGGGAGTTCTTGATATTATTAAAGTAGATATTGATTCTGCAAAAAGCAAGTTGATTAGTTCAGAAGATGATGAATTATATCAAGGAATTATTAATATTGCCAGAGCATTATTAGTTATCAGAGGTTTTGACAATAATAAAGATAGATTAATAGTAAAAGAATTTAAAAAAGAATTTATAGACAAAGGTTTTGTAGATGAAAAGTATCTGGAATTGCTGGATGTAGCTATTGACTACAAACTAGGAGATGAAGAGGATTTATCTAAATATAAAAATCTTTTAGAAGAATTAATTGAACGTGTAGAATTCCTCTATAATTCATTAAATGCCAGATTAGAATTTGATCTGGAAGATGATAATAGCCAGCAAACAAGTAAAAAAGCCCTGGATGAAGAAAAAGACAGTAACGTAAAAGAAAGTGACGAAAATAGTAATAAAGATAATGAAAATCTCAATGAAGATAATGAAGGATTAGAAAGCAAAGAAACCTTTAAAGATCTAAGAGGGGTAATGTGCCCGATGAACTTTGTTAAGGCCAAACTTTTTATTGAACCTATGGAAGTAGGGACAGTAGTAGATTTCTATCTAGATGATGGAGCACCTATTGAAAATGTTCCAGGTAGCTTAATAGCTGAAGGGCATAAAATATTGGTCAAAGAAAAAACAGCTGAGGGTTATTATCACCTAAAAGTAGAAAAGGGGCAGTAA
- a CDS encoding ABC transporter permease: MKRLVHRTIFILLLILIWQGLYSLNIWPKFLFPSPYNVMQTLISGFQDGTFLIAITTSFRRLLIGYFISVILGTLIGIIIASNKIIGETLGPFILAMQSIPSIVWLPLALLWFSMGETAIIFVVVMGGTWNMVLNANTGIKNVQPVLIRAAKTMGIDKIQLFWRVILPASVPHLITGMRLSWAFSWRALMAGELIGSGTGLGQVLMWGRDMGDMSLVITVIILIASIGFITDNLIFKKFEDKILSRWGLNIE; the protein is encoded by the coding sequence ATGAAGCGCTTAGTGCATAGAACAATATTTATATTACTGTTAATATTGATATGGCAAGGACTATATTCCTTAAATATATGGCCAAAATTTCTCTTCCCCTCTCCATATAATGTTATGCAAACTTTAATAAGTGGATTTCAGGATGGAACATTTTTAATAGCTATCACTACTAGTTTCCGTAGATTATTAATTGGCTATTTTATATCAGTTATTTTAGGAACTTTAATTGGAATAATAATAGCCAGCAATAAAATAATTGGTGAAACCCTTGGTCCTTTTATTCTTGCCATGCAGAGTATCCCTAGTATAGTCTGGCTCCCACTTGCTCTTCTCTGGTTTTCCATGGGAGAAACTGCAATTATTTTCGTAGTAGTAATGGGAGGAACCTGGAACATGGTACTTAACGCTAATACAGGAATTAAAAATGTTCAACCAGTGTTAATAAGAGCAGCTAAAACTATGGGAATAGATAAGATACAATTATTCTGGAGAGTTATTTTACCAGCTTCTGTTCCCCACCTTATAACTGGTATGCGTCTTTCCTGGGCTTTCTCCTGGAGAGCATTAATGGCTGGTGAGCTAATAGGAAGTGGTACTGGACTTGGTCAGGTTTTAATGTGGGGACGTGATATGGGAGATATGAGCCTGGTTATTACTGTTATTATTTTAATTGCTTCTATTGGATTTATTACAGATAACTTAATTTTTAAAAAGTTTGAGGACAAAATCCTCTCAAGATGGGGATTAAACATAGAATAA
- the cysK gene encoding cysteine synthase A — protein MIYENVISLINNTPLVKLNKIASEYNIYAKLESFNPGGSIKDRIALNMVENAEKKGLLKAGATIVEPTSGNTGIGLSLVGAVKGYKVILVMPESMSDERKKLLKSYGAELILTPAEEGMRGSVEKAEELLAENPDYYMPSQFENLANPEAHIKTTAQELLADLDRIDSFVAAVGTGGTLTGTGQVLKEKFPEIQITAVEPKDSAVISGEKPGPHMIQGIGAGFIPNVLNQDLIDNIITIGNKEAYKMSLRLASEEGILAGISAGANVLAALKVAKELGKDKNIVTIIPDTGERYLSLHKVFDIV, from the coding sequence ATGATTTATGAAAATGTAATATCTTTAATAAACAACACTCCTTTAGTAAAATTAAATAAAATAGCTTCAGAATATAATATATATGCTAAATTGGAATCCTTTAATCCAGGTGGGAGTATAAAAGATAGGATTGCTTTAAACATGGTGGAAAATGCTGAAAAGAAGGGCTTGTTAAAAGCAGGTGCTACCATAGTAGAACCAACCAGCGGCAATACAGGGATAGGTTTATCCCTGGTTGGAGCTGTAAAAGGTTATAAGGTGATCTTAGTTATGCCAGAATCAATGAGTGATGAAAGAAAAAAATTATTAAAATCCTATGGTGCAGAATTGATTCTTACACCTGCTGAGGAGGGTATGCGAGGTTCTGTGGAGAAAGCAGAAGAATTACTTGCTGAAAATCCAGATTACTATATGCCATCTCAATTTGAAAACCTGGCTAATCCAGAGGCACATATTAAGACAACTGCACAGGAATTGCTGGCAGATCTGGACAGAATAGACTCCTTTGTTGCAGCTGTTGGTACAGGTGGAACCCTGACAGGAACCGGGCAGGTCTTAAAAGAAAAGTTTCCAGAAATACAAATTACAGCAGTTGAACCAAAAGACTCTGCAGTTATCTCAGGCGAAAAGCCTGGCCCTCATATGATTCAGGGGATTGGTGCTGGTTTTATACCTAATGTTCTAAATCAGGATTTAATAGACAATATTATAACTATAGGAAATAAAGAAGCATATAAAATGTCTTTACGTTTGGCCAGTGAAGAAGGAATACTGGCAGGTATATCAGCTGGTGCCAATGTACTGGCAGCTTTAAAAGTAGCAAAAGAATTAGGAAAAGATAAGAATATAGTAACAATAATACCTGATACTGGAGAGCGGTATTTAAGTCTCCATAAGGTATTTGATATAGTGTAG
- a CDS encoding NAD(P)-binding protein — MKKIVIIGGGIAGLTAGIFAQKNGFESIILEKHHTPGGECTGWDREGYHIDGCIHWLVGTKENTPLRDLWNTVGALDGVEIYHPESFLAVEHDNQTVHFYRDLERLKNSWLDISPEDKEVIEETCIDISKLHSFSVPVDKPMDMMNIFEKLKFIFSMKDVGPIMNKYSKISIKEFAEKFKHPALRTAISSFMPEGDYSAISIIFALGTFTGGQSSIPIGGSKALALRMLDKYKSLGGKIETASEVIDLEIEGKFVKNLITSKSIKYEGDYYIAACDANVLYEKLLKGKYPDPKFEKRYNNPEIYPLASNIYIGIAYEGTMDNIPRTLKFPVDSVNIMQNQKPIEHLQMTHYSYEQDFAPEGHSVITFAINQFEPELDYWEELVKDKETYQNEKNRIGESVITAMERRFPQMKGKLKLLDLATPQTYTRYCNAYRGAFMGFWPTLQGKEMNHNGSIKGLDNIFLSGQWLQPPGGLPNAVITGKDTIMRLCKKEKKDFKI, encoded by the coding sequence ATGAAAAAAATAGTGATAATTGGTGGCGGTATTGCAGGACTTACGGCAGGCATATTTGCTCAAAAGAATGGATTTGAAAGTATAATTTTAGAGAAACATCACACTCCTGGTGGAGAGTGTACTGGCTGGGATCGTGAGGGCTATCATATTGATGGCTGTATCCACTGGCTTGTAGGCACCAAAGAAAATACTCCATTAAGAGACCTCTGGAATACTGTTGGAGCCCTTGATGGAGTAGAGATATATCATCCTGAGAGTTTTTTGGCAGTAGAACATGATAATCAGACTGTTCATTTTTACAGGGATTTGGAGCGATTGAAAAATAGCTGGCTGGATATATCACCAGAAGATAAAGAAGTTATAGAGGAAACCTGTATAGATATTAGCAAACTTCATTCTTTTTCTGTGCCAGTGGATAAACCTATGGACATGATGAATATTTTTGAAAAACTAAAATTTATCTTTTCTATGAAAGATGTTGGACCTATTATGAATAAGTACAGCAAAATAAGTATAAAAGAATTTGCTGAAAAATTTAAGCATCCAGCTTTACGAACAGCAATATCTTCATTTATGCCTGAAGGAGATTATAGTGCAATATCAATCATCTTTGCCCTAGGAACCTTTACAGGTGGTCAGTCCTCTATTCCTATAGGTGGTTCAAAAGCCCTGGCTTTACGTATGCTTGATAAATATAAGTCACTGGGTGGTAAAATAGAAACCGCCAGTGAAGTAATTGATTTAGAAATTGAAGGAAAATTTGTAAAGAACCTAATCACTTCTAAAAGTATAAAATATGAAGGAGACTATTACATTGCAGCCTGTGATGCTAATGTATTATATGAAAAGTTGTTAAAAGGGAAATATCCGGATCCTAAGTTTGAAAAAAGATACAATAACCCTGAAATTTATCCCCTTGCTTCAAATATCTATATAGGGATTGCTTATGAAGGTACTATGGACAATATTCCACGAACACTTAAATTTCCTGTTGATTCAGTGAATATTATGCAAAATCAAAAGCCTATTGAACATCTACAGATGACTCACTATTCCTATGAGCAAGATTTTGCTCCTGAAGGACATTCTGTGATTACCTTTGCTATTAATCAATTTGAACCAGAATTAGATTACTGGGAAGAACTTGTAAAAGATAAGGAGACCTATCAGAATGAGAAGAATCGCATTGGAGAATCTGTGATTACTGCAATGGAAAGGCGTTTTCCTCAGATGAAAGGAAAGCTTAAATTACTTGATCTTGCCACACCACAAACATACACAAGGTATTGCAATGCTTATCGTGGTGCTTTTATGGGATTCTGGCCTACATTGCAGGGCAAAGAAATGAATCATAATGGCAGTATCAAAGGACTGGATAATATATTTCTTAGTGGCCAATGGTTACAACCCCCAGGGGGTCTCCCTAATGCAGTCATAACAGGTAAAGATACCATTATGCGTTTATGTAAGAAAGAAAAGAAGGATTTTAAAATATAG
- the cysK gene encoding cysteine synthase A, whose translation MHTVNNISELVGKTPVVKLNNIVPRNSADIYVKLEYFNPSGSVKDRAALNMIEKAEKEGKLKRNGTIIEASSGNTGIGLAMIAAAKKYNCIIIMPETASSERIKILKAYGAKVILTAAEKLMQGALDKAYQLEKKIEGAFIPNQFDNPANPNAHRKTTAIEILEQMDYQLNAFVATSGTGGTITGTGEELLKKLSELKIYTVEGKNAPVLAGGNPGPHKIPGTGPGFIPSNLNTEIYQKIFHISDNEVIEITKKLASEEGLFLGPSSGAAVWAAIKVGRQLGKGKKVLAIAADNGQKYLSGDFFAD comes from the coding sequence ATGCATACAGTAAATAATATTAGTGAATTAGTTGGGAAAACACCGGTAGTAAAACTTAATAATATAGTTCCAAGAAATAGTGCAGATATATATGTGAAACTTGAGTATTTCAATCCCAGTGGGAGTGTTAAAGATAGAGCTGCATTAAACATGATAGAAAAAGCTGAAAAAGAAGGAAAACTAAAAAGAAATGGAACTATTATAGAAGCCAGCAGTGGTAATACAGGGATTGGCTTAGCTATGATTGCAGCAGCCAAAAAGTATAACTGTATAATTATAATGCCTGAAACTGCATCTAGTGAACGAATTAAAATACTTAAGGCTTATGGTGCTAAAGTAATATTAACAGCAGCAGAAAAACTTATGCAAGGTGCCCTTGACAAAGCCTATCAATTAGAAAAAAAAATTGAGGGTGCATTTATTCCTAATCAATTTGATAATCCAGCTAATCCTAACGCCCATCGAAAAACAACTGCTATAGAAATACTGGAGCAAATGGACTATCAATTAAATGCCTTTGTCGCTACATCAGGTACAGGTGGCACTATTACTGGTACTGGTGAAGAATTGTTAAAGAAATTATCTGAATTAAAAATATATACTGTTGAGGGTAAGAATGCTCCAGTGCTGGCTGGAGGTAATCCTGGACCACATAAAATACCTGGTACAGGACCAGGATTTATACCCTCTAACCTAAATACAGAAATTTATCAAAAAATATTTCATATTAGTGATAATGAAGTTATAGAAATTACAAAAAAATTAGCCTCAGAAGAAGGTTTGTTTTTAGGACCTTCTTCAGGAGCGGCTGTCTGGGCAGCTATTAAAGTAGGGAGACAACTAGGAAAAGGAAAAAAAGTATTGGCAATAGCTGCTGATAATGGTCAAAAATATTTAAGTGGAGACTTTTTTGCTGATTAG